The genomic window ACCTCATATGTTCAGATGGGGTGTGGGAACCTCTCGAGGAGCAAGAGCTTACCCTAACACCAAAAGCTATGGCGGAGCTACTGCTTGAAAAAGGCGGTGATGATAACATGAGCTTTGTGCATATAAGTGTGGAGGTGTAAGATGGAATACCATGTAAAAGACCTAAGCCTTGCGGAGGCTGGCAAAAACAGGATTGAGTGGGCGGAAAGGGACATGCCTGTGCTAAGGAGTATAAGGGATAGGTTCTCAAAGGAAAAGCCCTTCAAGGGCATACGCGTATCCGCCTGCCTTCATGTCACCACCGAGACCGCCAACCTTATGATAACCTTGAAGGAGGGTGGTGCGGAGGTATACCTGACCGCCTCTAATCCCCTTTCTACTCAAGATGATGTAGCTTCTGCCCTTGTGAAATACTTTGACATACCCGTCTTTGCCATTAAGGGAGAGGACACGGACACCTACTATATGCACCTCAGAGAGGTCATAAAAAGAGAGCCACACATAGTAATAGACGATGGTGCGGACCTGATATCCACGCTTCATAGGGAGTTTCCCGAGCTTGCAAAGAAGGTATACGGAGGAATGGAAGAGACCACCACGGGAGTTATAAGACTAAGGGCTATGGCTCAGCAGGGAGTTTTGCAGTTCCCCATAATAGCGGTAAACGACGCCTATACAAAGCATATGTTTGACAACCGATATGGTACAGGGCAGTCCACCATAGATGCCATAATGAGGGCTACCAACAGACTCATAGCAGGCTCTTACTTTGTGGTCGCAGGATACGGATGGTGTGGCAAAGGTGTAGCCCAAAGGGCAAGAGGTATGGGAGCAACGGTTATAGTCTGCGAGGTAGACCCCATAAAAGCCCTTGAGGCAAAGATGGACGGCTTTTTGGTTATGCCCATGGCAGAAGCCTGCAGGCTGGGAGACTTCTTCGTGACGGTCACTGGCAATACCTCTGTAATAAGAGAGGAGCATTTTGAGAGGATGAAAGACGGTGCCATTATCTCCAACGCTGGACACTTCAATGTGGAGATAGACATAGAGGCTCTTGAAAAGTTAAGTGCGAGTAAAAGGGAGATAAGACCTTTCGTGGAGGAGTATAGGCTCAAGGATGGTAGAAGGCTCTATCTTTTGGCACAGGGAAGGCTTGTGAACCTTGCCAGTGCGGAGGGTCATCCTGCGTCAGTGATGGATATGAGCTTTGCCAACCAAGCCCTCTCTGCTGAATACATACTAAGGAACCACAAAGACCTCAGGAAGGATGTTTACAGAGTGCCAGAGGAGATAGATAGGGAGGTGGCATTCCTCAAGCTAAGGAGTATGGGCGTGGAGATTGACCAGCTTACCCCCGAGCAGGTTAAATATCTTTCCTCTTGGGAGTTTGGCACTTAGTTTATAATATTGTGTTCCTTGAAGGAGGTTTAGAAATGGCAAGGTGTTATGTTTGTGGAAAGACCACCAAGTTTGGAAAGAGCGTAACCTTCTCCGCAGAGCAAAACTCAAGGACCTTTAAGCCGAACCTTCAGAAAGTCAAGATTGTTCTTGAGGATGGAACTGTAAAAAGAGTATACGTCTGCACCAAGTGTCTAAAAGCGGGTAAGGTAGTAAAGGCGGTTTCTGTAAGAGACTGATGCCTATTAGGTTTCTTACCGCAGGAGAATCTCACGGAAAGGCTTTGGTTTGCATCCTTGAGGGTATTCCTGCAAACCTTGAGCTTTCTTCTGAGTATATAAACAGAGAACTTCAAAGAAGACAGAGGGGCTATGGCAGAGGAGGGAGGATGAAGATAGAAAGCGACAGGGTGGAGTTTCTCTCTGGTGTGCGCTTTGGCAAAACCCTTGGAAGCCCCATAAGCATGGTCATATGGAACAGGGACTG from Hydrogenobacter sp. T-8 includes these protein-coding regions:
- the ahcY gene encoding adenosylhomocysteinase; translated protein: MEYHVKDLSLAEAGKNRIEWAERDMPVLRSIRDRFSKEKPFKGIRVSACLHVTTETANLMITLKEGGAEVYLTASNPLSTQDDVASALVKYFDIPVFAIKGEDTDTYYMHLREVIKREPHIVIDDGADLISTLHREFPELAKKVYGGMEETTTGVIRLRAMAQQGVLQFPIIAVNDAYTKHMFDNRYGTGQSTIDAIMRATNRLIAGSYFVVAGYGWCGKGVAQRARGMGATVIVCEVDPIKALEAKMDGFLVMPMAEACRLGDFFVTVTGNTSVIREEHFERMKDGAIISNAGHFNVEIDIEALEKLSASKREIRPFVEEYRLKDGRRLYLLAQGRLVNLASAEGHPASVMDMSFANQALSAEYILRNHKDLRKDVYRVPEEIDREVAFLKLRSMGVEIDQLTPEQVKYLSSWEFGT
- the rpmB gene encoding 50S ribosomal protein L28, which produces MARCYVCGKTTKFGKSVTFSAEQNSRTFKPNLQKVKIVLEDGTVKRVYVCTKCLKAGKVVKAVSVRD